The DNA sequence TCCATCAACAATAGAAACTACATCTGCAAACctaataaaatctaataataataaataataataaaattatttattatttttaagaagATTTACGATTTAATTTTTgggtattatcattattaataagtcagtccctgtatttttaaaaacctattacaacttccttattttttttttatcgataaaatagtcattccgtcatcttttcattaaaattagatagaggagaaaaagagaaaaattttaaaatccaattttaccatcaaataaaatatcttatttagtttttggatattactattattaacaaatcagtttctacattttcaaaaatctattaaaatatttttatcttttttaatatctaataaaacgtttttatcgttTTTTTTCGTCAATGAAATaattcttatcttttctcatatatattaaaatatttttatcgttttttccgtcaacgaaatagtctctcatcatcatttctttccgtcaacgaaatcatccttccctatatttttaaaaatctattaaaacgttcttatatttttttatatatattaaaactttcttatcgtttctttttgtcgaTAAAATAGtatctatcttttctcacatctattaaaacgtctttatttttttttcgtcaacgaaatagtcccttcTCCTCTCTTCCTCCTcaaaaaataagaagaagatgatgatgaaggagaagaagaagaagcagaaaaagaagaagcagaagcataagtaaaagaaggagaaagaatTGATGTAGAAAAAAAAGAGGAGGGGGAGGAGAAGGAAAAAAATGggggtaatttggtcttttactatatttttaaagataaaaatagatgaaaagactatttcgttggcagagagaaaagataagaacgttttaatagatttctaaaaatacagagactgacttgttaataatgataatactcagatactaaattataaatctcccttatttttacttattattaaaaatttttatattaaataaaatattttttaaaattataaacaataaaaaaatgttattagttaaaaataatattatatgaaatgataacttatttaatcttttaagtAAAAGTATAATAGTTTcgttagtaaaaaaaatttagtttatatttatttagtctttaattaaaaatataaaaatttaattgaacttgctttttttttttcattttattctcttttttttttcatcattttttctcgttttcttctctcttcacttattttcttttttattattttttctctccgcaaattttcttttctataattttctccaattttcagTCTTTCCTCGTTCGCTTTCATCTCCCCCTTCCATTTACTTTTATCTCATTTCTCCtctcattttctattttttttttattttattttatcatctaCACCTTTTCCTTTGctaatatttctaataaatattaaatataaaataaaattatttttataaaaactattcaaaaaaaatatataaacgttgatcatttttcatatttatatcataattttaaaattttaaacaataatatcaatcctgttatatttttcttcattttttttagtataaatgtaaacagaaaatataattacttcaaaaacgaaaataaaaaggaaaagacaATTATAGTTAATTTACAAATCTAACCTATatgttaaaaaggaaaaagaaatgaCTTCCaaaaagtaattttataattttgatatataagATACACTTTTCCTCCTAAATTTGATATTCCCTCTCCAAATTGGAGAGAAAAtaacttggaaaaaaaaaaagaaagcttattttctttcatctttttatttttcctgtttggaaaaaatatcaattaatgtTTATTTTCCCCAACTTATACATTCCTTCTATTTTCCACCGGTCCAAACAACGGTAATCATATGATTTACCACTCTAAACTCTTTGCCTACACATAAAAGAAATGAAGGTTTAGTTTTTGGACAGACCACTGTTCTGGGAAGATACCAGCTAACCCAATAAAAAGAATCTGGAACTGGACCAGTCTGTGAAGAAATCTATGCATTTCATTGAATATCAGGAATGTAGTATACACAAAAATGGCCACATAATTACATTAATTTGAACAGTAAAACACAAAATACAGAACAATATCTAGAATCAAACCTTAACAGGAGGTACTGCCAGAAGGACTATGGTATTGAAAATTGAGTGCCTTCCATCATCATGCCATGATAGTGGCATGTAAAGGAACTGCTCTATCAAGCTGAAAAACTCTGTTGCTAATAAAGGCTGATAGGGACCGCAAGCAAGCAAGACAAAATTGTGGGGGTGCATAATGACATGTGAAATTAGGATTTTATTACGCCGTTCCCACACTTGCAGCAGAAAATGACTGCATCCTGCCATGGCAGGCTTCAGCTAGGATTCTTGAAGAACTAGATTCAATTCCAGAGCAGATTTTGCCACCATTCCACCTTTCCTGGAACAAAATTTAAAGGGAAAATTCAGATGAGTAGTTCTCATATTTGTGACGGGAAAAGCATCAGACTTCATtaacatagaaaacaggcatTCAGAGTACAGCATACAGCACTAAATGCTCTTTCAAAGAGGTGTTATAATGCAGGAAAAGTTGCATACTGACAATTGAAGAAAGTGACAAGTCATATGGAATCTGTGAAAGCACACTACAATATTTCTTGCAATTTAGAAGGAAGAAGTATGAATTTCTGTAAGCAGGGACGTCCTTCAATTAAATCTTAGGATTAAAGCAACATGACATGGCATCCCTTCCCTGGTCAAATTATTCGTTTAGTTTACCTTATAACTGCTGGAAGATTTTGCTGGATCTTTTGCAGCTGGACAAAGCAGTGTTTGCAGCATTCTAGCCTGCATCATTTAGGAAATTTTTAAGCAATATTAGGAAACTCATCTATCTATGTTAGTTATCCACAGCAAGTAACTCGGATTAATCCACATTATTTAGGAAACTCTTGTAGAAAGTCTATGTGGAAATGTTGGATAATTAAACCTTTGCTCTGCATGAAGATCAACACCAACAGCTCGACGAGCTGAAACAGTTGAGCGTATGACTGGGCCAAAGACTGCTACAAGCTTCAGTAGCATCTCCAATGAGACACTTGTGTGCCTGTAAATTAACAAAGCTAGTTAAAATTTTCCAATAGCCGGAAATTTATTCGTGTAACACATTACTGAATCCATTTGTATTTTTTCAATTATGAGGAACACACATTCACTGCAATCCGCATATCATAACCATGAAAGTATGCTTCCACCAACCAATCTGGTTTCGCATAATACCCATTAGTTACAGGGCAATGGCTGACATTTGGCAAGGGCTGCAGTAAATGACACAAATATCCCATATTCCATATCATCCTAACGCTAACAGCAAAAGTTTCTAGACAGTGTCCATTCAGATTTACCTTTCCATCTTGCTATCTAGTAAGCCCAAAAGTACAGGAAGTAAGCAAGAAAATAGGTCTAAGGTGAGAATCTCCATTTTCTCCATGAGGATACTGATTACATCTGCTTGTACCTGAAAGcaggatttaatttttatcaggAAATGCCAAATATCCTTTGGAAACCATCAGTTACAGGTCATAATCATTTTAAaaggtaaaaataaataaaaaatcaacaagACATGAACTATTCTCACGAATACCCACAGAATGATCTGGAAGTTTTCTCAGAGCATTGATAGCACCCTTAATGTCATTCCTTTCCCAAAAATGCCGAACTACCTGCAAGGTAACATTAGAAGAAGTATTTTTGTGATTTGCATCCAAGAGAAAGGAAGATGAAGAGAAAGAATAGACACATGAAAGAAACTTTAGGATGTACCGAAGGTGATAAATTACAGATAAAAGACTTCATCAGTATTTGAAAAtggtaatatttataataaattctaCATTGTTAAATGGACTCAGGAAAGGCCAACAATCTAGAGGTTGCCTATAATTGAGAAAGAAAACTTCAACCATCTCAAGTTGCAACAAAAACTTTGCAAACATTGTGGCAATATTTTGCACAAGTCAGTTTAAAATATCAGTAAACTGGATAAATTTACCTGTAATTTTGTCAAGCGGGATTTAAGGGTACTTAAGAATACATCATGTGTTTGCATCAGATCTTCACTCATATCCCCATATTTAGAAGAAATTCTGTCCCTGCCAGAAATCTGAGGCTCATCCTGTCAAAAGAGAGACTCGGTGAATTTGGTTGACCAAAAGTGAAAGCAGAAGTTAATGCGAGACCCCTAAAGATACGCCACAAATGTCAGTTAAAGGAAAAATCTTTGGTAAGGGACATTCATTAGCCAATTACTTGTTGCAACATGTAAAAACTAACCAGTGACTTTTCCAATGCCAATTCATAGGTAAATAAAGAGATGAGTTGAAAAAGAAGAGTTCTAGCCATAATGTATCAATAATTAAGAGGCTTAATAAGGAAAGAATACCAGTGAAGTACTAATTCAAATGGCCATTATCATGCCCAAAGCACCTAAGTCTAGATGTTGACAAAATTTTGCAACCTTCTGTGGCTAATCCATGTAACTCCAGATGAAAGTTTTATCCAACTTGGAAGTTTTGCTCATCACATTCTAGTTTATACTTGTGAGCTTATCATATTTCAAGTGCGACCTATACTAAATCCATTAAAATGCCAGTGTTCATTTATGTTTAGATCACACAGAACATTAACGAGGCAAAACTCATACCAGAATTGAAGGCATTCTATCCATTTCACGTACAATGCGAGGAGTCTTGTCAGTTACCATGGAAGGTGATATATCAATTTCAGgaataaattgattatttacTGTGGTGGGTGTTCTATCCATTTCAGGTATTACACAGGGGGTTACAGCAGTTGCTCTAGTGGGTGTTCTTCCCATTTCGTGCACAATACCAGGAACCACATTAGTTGCTAAGGTGGTTTTGGTTTCAGGTATAACACGAGGATTCATAGTAATTGCTGCTGGAGGTTTTCTATCAGTTTCAGATATAACACGAGGGCTCATATTTGCTATGGGATGTTTTCTATTGGTTTCAGGTATAACAAGAGGGTTCATACTAGTTGCTAAGCGAGGTTTCCTATCAGTTTCTGGTATAACACGAGGATTCATAGTAGTTGCTGTAGGAGGTTTTCTATCCATTTCAGGTACAACAAGAGGGGTGATATTAGTTGACGAGGGAGGTTCTCTATCAATTTCAGGTGCAGGACCAGCATTGATATTATTTGATACGGTGGTTGTCCTATTTGTTTCATGCACAATTTTGGAGGCCATATTTATTGATTGATcttcattattaaatttctcTCGTCTTTCAAACCTCTCAACCAGAGAGCGAGTCCTGCCTGCTACCACAGCAACTGCCAGAATAAAATAGTTAGAATACAATCAATTTCATTCAATTTGTGTACTCCTGCAAATCAAACAATTGGTAAGAACTGACAAACCTCCATTGACAATTTTAACAGAGGGGATCCTTCTATTGCCATTACTGAATTCATCACCTAAAATCAAGAGAATCAATCATTACCAGCCAGTGAATAAAACATAATAGAAATCATTACATGAAATGAAACCAAATTCAAAAACCATCAACAATTAAATAGGGATAAAAGTTGATGGAATGCAGGGAACAAAAGTAAAGATGGATTACAAATAATATCTTTAAGCTTGAAGCAACCATAAACTTCAAAAGATAAACAtgcaaaaataaactaaaaaataataaaaatagcacAGTTAGAAAGAAGGTATTCAAATGGAAGGCCAGATGAGATAACAAATGATCTGAAAGAAGACCAAACTGTGGCAAAGTAAAATCCTGTGAGAACTACAAGAAGATTGTTTGATCTACCAAGAAATTGGCCTGTGCTTCATGCAAATACAAGCAGAGAGAATGGAATGAAAATATGAAATCACTACAGAACTAAAACCATCAGGAAAAGGCTTTAATTATCTAATTGAAGTCCAAGCAAGGGCTAGAAGAAATGCATATTCTAGAAAAATTATCAAGGAAGGAGAAAAAAACACGAGGTGGAAAAAATCATAAGAACTAGTTAACAAGTGAAGCAATTTCGTAAGAATAAGAACTTACAATTTTCCTGACTAGAGGGTGTTTCTGGggataaaattttttcaaactTATCTGCAACACTCTTTATAGTAGAACTTTTTTCCTCACAGGATTTACGCGCCACATCTTCTGATAAATTCAGAGATTGCAATTTCAGATCCACTGCACTTTCTTTTTCACTTGTCACACTGCTAAAACTTTCAGACTCAGGAGTTACTGACAGCTTCTCAACATCATTCTTGCTATTTGATGGCTTCCGTATATGAGCTGGCCTGAGCAACATGCCAGGTTTTGTCCTTGAAAATGTGACAGTTTCCCTTTCAGAATTGGAAATTTTCTTTTGAATAGGATTGTCCTGATGTACAACAGTGggcataacaaaagatttattaAGTGCTTCCCCACCAGCATTTCCATTCACTCCTTTTATGGGACTTTTCTTCTCCATTGGTGGATTATCCATCTCCTTAGTATCCAATGGGAGGGCCATGTTAGGTGGGTTCAAAGACCCAACTTTTTGTGAAGAAAATGGATTTCCACTAGTAGCTTTACATGACAGATGGAAAATAAATTAGCCACTGGAGAAAAAATAGAACAGAAGATAAATTGCATCCTACATGCCCCTTGCTTATACACATATGAATAGCAACTGTAGCAACTTACTGTCTACATAAATGTTCTTTATTTCTTTGATCTCATATTCAGGAGATAAAGAGCGTAAATCTGAAGTTGATCTTACTCCATTCCTTGCTTTGTCCGGGGAATCACTTTTgaggatattaaattttttctctGTGCAGTCACTTTCTTCCGGTGAAAAACCAACCCCATATGGTTCAATAAGCTGAACAGAATAAGGTAAAGTTTAATGACATAAGTAATGCCAAAAGGATGacatataaaatcaaataagtTAGTGTTTCAAAATTTAGGCGAGGAAAAAAAGGACAACAGGAAGCTGTATGACTTGAATAATCAAAAAATAAAGTCTCAATCGCTAGGAAAGGAATaccaaggaaaaaaagaaagaaactaaTTAGAAAAGACTACCGATATATCTGCTACCCAAACTGCCACAGAATTTCGATAGTACGAGCAACCCAAAAGTTTGCCTTCATTAATGCAGACGTCACCAAGTGTGGACCATCCGATATCAACAGCATCATGGCAAATTACAGGCTCCCAAGAATAAACCTACAGTTTATGCACAATCCAAAAATTATGTTCTCTAATAGATGATGAACAGATGTTTTGTGATAACAACAATCCAAACCTTCAAAGAATCCTCCAATCCACAAAACAATGTCCTCCCATCAGGATGAAAGGTAATTGAGCGTACTCCAGTGTCCTGGAAAGAGGAAAAGGTAAGCTTTTTAGATAATGAAACTCAACTAAGAACTAATTCATGCAAAAAATTGTCAGCACAAAATGCTAAAATATCATAATTCAGACACAAGTGACAACATCCTTAGACAGCTTCCTGGCAGGTGAAACCcccatttcattaatttttttccatGTTTTCTTTGAATAATTGCTTTCCTATTCCAAAGATCTAATTTGTTGGTGAAGTTTATCCATATCCTTGGTTGTGAGGAACTTTTGGGTTGTTAGAGTTCTTGTTTGTCTCCATTTTGTATGGAACATCTGTGcttgttttgtttttataaATAGGCGTGCAGTTTTCTTTGCACTGATCATTTTCTAAACGGTGATCTTTTTTATTGGGGCATAGTAACTTGTTCCTCCAATGAAATTACTGTTGTCTTTTATGCTCATCATATGCAACAACTTCCTGGATAATTAGGCCAAGTATGAAAGATCCAAAGAGTTGTTCAACTACATCATTATACTCACCTTCCCATTTAGTTGGATAGGATTTCATTTAAGACCATCAAAATCTGCTGTAACCTGTTAGCTACAACAGTTCTATATCTGGTCTTCAAAAGAGGAGTCATGTCCTTCCTATTTTATTTGTATTGATTTGATCAATGAAATCCTAGTTTGTTTATTTTCGAAAAAGAAGAGTCACTTCATCTTTCTTCTTAGGGAAAAAAAGTAGAAGCCTAGAAGTTAATTGATAATCTTGAATAAACAAGCACCAACCATCACACTACATGGCTCTCTTTTCTACTCAAATACATATAACATTATTGGCACATAGGACAGAGTGGAAAATTGACCACATTATATGATGCTCATGCTTATTGAAAGGCAAAACACAAATATTACTATCAAACTTTTAATATCACTAAATACTTTATAGGAAAAAATGCAATGAAAAATAAGCTGCAACCTGAAATTCCAAAATCACATTATTCCGTTTCAGGCAAGAATATAATCAATGTGACAGAAGCCTAAGCACTTCACAGCCAAAACTAAACCTTACTGCTCATCAATGCTTAATTAAAGTATGCTCTGTTACCTCAGGTCTGGCAGATCCAATCAATTCAAAAGTTTCCAAGTCCCAGAATTTCACAGTTCTGTCTGCTGAACCTGAAAAAAAGAGCTGCAAGTTACAATAATTTTAACCTAGTTTATGAGAAATTGATGAAAAAGTGCTGAAGGATGTGAAGGATAcagcaatcaataatatcagtTGTACAAAAGTGAGCCTAACTGAGCCATATAGAGCAACTATGTACTTAAACTTTGGATAATATATAATCACTCATAGAATATCTACATATTAACAAAGAAGTGGTAAACAAAGCAGCAATGATCATCTCACAGCTGATATTATTTACATGCAAAAATTGCAAACATGCCTCATCAGAACTAAGCCACATAGAAATGACGTGCTCACCTGTGGCCAGGAGAAATTCAAGGGGATGGAAGTCTATGGATCTGATATGTCCTTCATGGAATTTAAAATCATGTAAAAGCTTTCCAGCAGTGAGATCCCACACCTGCTTTATGATAATAGGAGAACCAACTAAAGGGACAGGAATGAAACTAAATACACATTGCATCATTGATATAGAGATCAAATTATACCTTTACAACATTGTCAAATCCACCAGAAACAACCCAGCGACCATCAGGAGTAAATCTAATAGTACTAATGCCTTGAGTATGACCCTTATATGTATGAATGCATCCCTTCTTTCTGATATCCCAAATTTTCAGATTTTTGTCTGTTGAACCAGATGCAAAGAACTCACCAAATGGATGAAATTCAACAGCAGTGCagtttgatctgtgtccagtaAGAGTGCGAACCACTACACTTCATGAAGAATAACAAATATATTAGAATTTTACTAAGAAACTGATGCAGCAATTCTGGCTACAATACAAGGCTGTCCCACAATGATGGCTTATTTCTACTTAAGCATAGTTTGCGAAGATACAGTTAATATAGggaaatcaataaatttaaatccaAATATACCCTCCACATATATTactctattaaaaattaaataattcagatttctaaatttgaaaataatacaTTTTACTTTTTCAAAGCATATTAAATGGGAGCATATTAGTaagttaataaataaactatCAGCTAAAAAAAGAAAGCGGCTTATAATTTGAGATAGAcagataaaaaaatgaaaataagccTATCTTCATGGAATAAAGGAAGTAATACGTTTTTCCAATAGGCGCTTGGTGACCTCAAACATGAGATCgtaaaataaatatagaaatttaaacATGATTCGAGATTCAGGTATAACGAGTTTGGATTTTGTAGTCTCTATTTACATGTCAGAAAGAAAAAGCAGTCAGCCCAGAATAACAGATTGCCAAAACCATAACCCCAATTCTGATTTAAGCAAGTATAATGTAATCACATGAATCAACTTACTTTTTGCTTCTTCCAAATCCCAAAGCTTTATTACTCCATTTGAAGCTCCAGAAAGAACCAAAACTTCTGCTGTGTCAAAGGCTACAGATTCAACTGGGCTTGTATGACCACACAAGCTCTGCATTTGAAAACCATTATATAAACTACACATTGTAATAATGGCACAGAAAGTCTAACCCATGCCACAACAAATTTCCAACAAAATTACAAAACGGCATTAGATATCAAGTATAATGTTTAGTTTCAGCCTGCGGTAAAGAAAGGAAAAATCTGGCTaagcaattaaaaaatttaaaataaatgaaaataaaagccAGATCATTCGTCAAACAATTATCTGGTTACCAAATCATCAACTGTATCAATTGCCCTTCTTTCAATTACCATACATACACGTACCAGAACCACATGAGAGAAGCTACAAGAGAGTCTAAAATAGCAATAAATGAATCATAAGATTTGAACCTCACGATTATAGATTCAAAACGCAATTTCCCAACAAATTGATTCGAATCTATGGGGCGAATCTTAAATGTACCTGAATCGTAGGATTCTTGATTCGATTCTTATGATTCTTATTCAATTCTTACAATTCTCAACTTGATTCTACAGCCTAGtgattcaaatatatatatagggtAAATTGTAAATCCACCTGAATTGTGACTAAATTGAAAGAATCAATAGTAAATCAAGTGAATTAATATGAATTGATTGAGTCTTTACCTGATTCAATCAATTACTTATAGAGGATTTGTCTAACcttatattttgatttattaaatttatgacTCATTCATTTTTGCCATCAAAATATACATAAAACCTTTACTTAACTATTTTTCTTTCATCACCCATAGTTTTCcctctctcttctttcttttcctttttttcctttttagttaatttactTAACTAATTATTGTTGTCAAGTTAtgacaatttatattaataatatcaaaatcTGCTTTTTtgactatttaattatttgatcaaaTTTAAATGAGAATTCCAGTATACCTATAATGATAACTATTGTCTACAATTTCagagtttataatttataacatgAAACAcatgttattttattataaagaatattcctaatatataaataataattatacatttattaaaacatgtcattataagatatttttaacatatatttaattaatttttagaatttttattgAATCTTACTACGCGATTCGTTATCTATACA is a window from the Manihot esculenta cultivar AM560-2 chromosome 16, M.esculenta_v8, whole genome shotgun sequence genome containing:
- the LOC110603531 gene encoding katanin p80 WD40 repeat-containing subunit B1 homolog KTN80.1 isoform X1, producing the protein MVKRGYKLQEFVAHSTNVNCLNIGKKACRMFITGGDDHKVNLWAIGKPTSLMSLCGHTSPVESVAFDTAEVLVLSGASNGVIKLWDLEEAKMVRTLTGHRSNCTAVEFHPFGEFFASGSTDKNLKIWDIRKKGCIHTYKGHTQGISTIRFTPDGRWVVSGGFDNVVKVWDLTAGKLLHDFKFHEGHIRSIDFHPLEFLLATGSADRTVKFWDLETFELIGSARPEDTGVRSITFHPDGRTLFCGLEDSLKVYSWEPVICHDAVDIGWSTLGDVCINEGKLLGCSYYRNSVAVWVADISLIEPYGVGFSPEESDCTEKKFNILKSDSPDKARNGVRSTSDLRSLSPEYEIKEIKNIYVDTTSGNPFSSQKVGSLNPPNMALPLDTKEMDNPPMEKKSPIKGVNGNAGGEALNKSFVMPTVVHQDNPIQKKISNSERETVTFSRTKPGMLLRPAHIRKPSNSKNDVEKLSVTPESESFSSVTSEKESAVDLKLQSLNLSEDVARKSCEEKSSTIKSVADKFEKILSPETPSSQENCDEFSNGNRRIPSVKIVNGVAVVAGRTRSLVERFERREKFNNEDQSINMASKIVHETNRTTTVSNNINAGPAPEIDREPPSSTNITPLVVPEMDRKPPTATTMNPRVIPETDRKPRLATSMNPLVIPETNRKHPIANMSPRVISETDRKPPAAITMNPRVIPETKTTLATNVVPGIVHEMGRTPTRATAVTPCVIPEMDRTPTTVNNQFIPEIDISPSMVTDKTPRIVREMDRMPSILDEPQISGRDRISSKYGDMSEDLMQTHDVFLSTLKSRLTKLQVVRHFWERNDIKGAINALRKLPDHSVQADVISILMEKMEILTLDLFSCLLPVLLGLLDSKMERHTSVSLEMLLKLVAVFGPVIRSTVSARRAVGVDLHAEQRLECCKHCFVQLQKIQQNLPAVIRWNGGKICSGIESSSSRILAEACHGRMQSFSAASVGTA
- the LOC110603531 gene encoding katanin p80 WD40 repeat-containing subunit B1 homolog KTN80.1 isoform X2; translated protein: MVKRGYKLQEFVAHSTNVNCLNIGKKACRMFITGGDDHKVNLWAIGKPTSLMSLCGHTSPVESVAFDTAEVLVLSGASNGVIKLWDLEEAKMVRTLTGHRSNCTAVEFHPFGEFFASGSTDKNLKIWDIRKKGCIHTYKGHTQGISTIRFTPDGRWVVSGGFDNVVKVWDLTAGKLLHDFKFHEGHIRSIDFHPLEFLLATGSADRTVKFWDLETFELIGSARPEDTGVRSITFHPDGRTLFCGLEDSLKVYSWEPVICHDAVDIGWSTLGDVCINEGKLLGCSYYRNSVAVWVADISLIEPYGVGFSPEESDCTEKKFNILKSDSPDKARNGVRSTSDLRSLSPEYEIKEIKNIYVDTTSGNPFSSQKVGSLNPPNMALPLDTKEMDNPPMEKKSPIKGVNGNAGGEALNKSFVMPTVVHQDNPIQKKISNSERETVTFSRTKPGMLLRPAHIRKPSNSKNDVEKLSVTPESESFSSVTSEKESAVDLKLQSLNLSEDVARKSCEEKSSTIKSVADKFEKILSPETPSSQENCDEFSNGNRRIPSVKIVNGVAVVAGRTRSLVERFERREKFNNEDQSINMASKIVHETNRTTTVSNNINAGPAPEIDREPPSSTNITPLVVPEMDRKPPTATTMNPRVIPETDRKPRLATSMNPLVIPETNRKHPIANMSPRVISETDRKPPAAITMNPRVIPETKTTLATNVVPGIVHEMGRTPTRATAVTPCVIPEMDRTPTTVNNQFIPEIDISPSMVTDKTPRIVREMDRMPSILDEPQISGRDRISSKYGDMSEDLMQTHDVFLSTLKSRLTKLQVVRHFWERNDIKGAINALRKLPDHSVQADVISILMEKMEILTLDLFSCLLPVLLGLLDSKMERHTSVSLEMLLKLVAVFGPVIRSTVSARRAVGVDLHAEQRLECCKHCFVQLQKIQQNLPAVIRKGGMVAKSALELNLVLQES